The Glycine soja cultivar W05 chromosome 8, ASM419377v2, whole genome shotgun sequence genome has a window encoding:
- the LOC114424419 gene encoding serine carboxypeptidase-like 45 isoform X4, translating into MKNLATWKTMAITVVLLQLSFSLEIFCLSYHADRIVRLPGQPNIGFQQFSGYVTVDDMKHKALFYYFVESETDPASKPLVLWLNGGPGCSSLGVGAFSENGPFRPNGEVLIKNEYSWNRETNMLYLETPVGVGFSYAKGGSSYDTVNDETTARDNLVFLQRWFNKFPHYRHTDLFLAGESYAGHYVPQLAKLMIEINKKEKMFNLKGIALGNPVLEYATDFNSRAEFFWSHGLISDSTYKLFTTGCNYSRYVSEYYRDSISPLCSKVMKQVSRETSKFVDKYDVTLDVCISSVLSQSKAICPQSQQTNESIDVCVDDKVTNYLNRKDVQEALHAKLVGVQKWNVCSTILDYDMLNLEVPTLPIVGSLIKAGVRVLIYSGDQDSVIPLTGSRTLVQKLARQLRLNTTIHYRVWFEGQQVGGWTQVYGNILSFATVRGASHEAPFSQPERSLVLFKSFLEDRPLPEIF; encoded by the exons ATGAAGAACTTAGCAACATGGAAAACCATGGCAATTACTGTTGTGTTGCTTCAGCTGAGCTTTTCCTTGGAGATTTTCTGCCTCTCTTATCATGCAGATAGAATTGTTCGGCTTCCCGGGCAGCCCAACATAGGCTTCCAACAGTTCTCAGGATATGTTACAGTGGATGACATGAAACACAAGGCTCTCTTTTACTATTTTGTTGAATCAGAAACTGATCCAGCTTCAAAGCCTCTTGTTCTCTGGCTCAATGGAG GACCAGGTTGTTCTTCTCTTGGAGTGGGTGCATTCTCTGAAAATGGACCTTTTAGACCAAATGGAGAAGTTCTGATTAAAAATGAGTACAGTTGGAACAGAG AAACAAACATGTTGTATTTGGAGACACCAGTTGGAGTGGGGTTCTCTTATGCTAAAGGTGGCTCCTCCTATGACACTGTGAATGATGAGACAACAG CCAGGGACAATCTTGTATTCTTGCAACGCTGGTTCAACAAGTTCCCTCATTACAGACACACAGATTTGTTTCTAGCAGGTGAAAGTTATGCAG GGCATTATGTTCCACAACTTGCAAAGCTCATGattgaaataaacaaaaaggagaagatgttCAATCTGAAAGGAATAGCC TTGGGTAATCCAGTTCTAGAATATGCCACTGATTTTAACTCAAGGGCTGAGTTCTTTTGGTCTCATGGATTGATATCAGATTCAACATACAAATTGTTCACTACAGGTTGTAATTATTCGCGGTATGTCAGTGAATACTATAGAGACTCAATTTCGCCACTTTGTTCAAAGGTTATGAAGCAAGTAAGCAGAGAAACCAGTAAATTTGTGGACAAATATGATGTCACCcttgatgtttgtatttccTCAGTGCTTTCACAATCCAAAGCTATTTGTCCTCAAAGCCAA CAAACAAATGAGAGCATAGATGTATGTGTAGATGACAAAGTTACAAATTACTTAAACCGAAAAGATGTACAAGAGGCACTCCATGCCAAGCTTGTTGGAGTTCAAAAGTGGAATGTTTGCAGCAc CATTCTGGACTATGATATGCTCAACTTGGAGGTACCTACACTCCCTATAGTTGGATCACTCATAAAAGCTGGAGTTCGGGTCTTAATTTACAG TGGAGATCAAGATTCAGTAATTCCACTGACTGGAAGCCGCACCTTGGTTCAAAAGCTTGCTAGACAACTAAGGCTGAATACAACAATCCATTATAGAGTATGGTTTGAGGGCCAGCAG GTTGGTGGGTGGACTCAAGTTTATGGCAATATCCTCTCATTTGCAACAGTCAGAGGAGCCTCCCATGAAGCTCCTTTCTCACAGCCTGAAAGATCACTTGTTTTGTTCAAGTCATTCTTGGAAGATAGGCCCCTACCAGAAATTTTCTGA
- the LOC114424419 gene encoding serine carboxypeptidase-like 45 isoform X3 translates to MKNLATWKTMAITVVLLQLSFSLEIFCLSYHADRIVRLPGQPNIGFQQFSGYVTVDDMKHKALFYYFVESETDPASKPLVLWLNGGPGCSSLGVGAFSENGPFRPNGEVLIKNEYSWNRETNMLYLETPVGVGFSYAKGGSSYDTVNDETTARDNLVFLQRWFNKFPHYRHTDLFLAGESYAGHYVPQLAKLMIEINKKEKMFNLKGIALGNPVLEYATDFNSRAEFFWSHGLISDSTYKLFTTGCNYSRYVSEYYRDSISPLCSKVMKQVSRETSKFVDKYDVTLDVCISSVLSQSKAICPQSQQTNESIDVCVDDKVTNYLNRKDVQEALHAKLVGVQKWNVCSTNSILDYDMLNLEVPTLPIVGSLIKAGVRVLIYSGDQDSVIPLTGSRTLVQKLARQLRLNTTIHYRVWFEGQQVGGWTQVYGNILSFATVRGASHEAPFSQPERSLVLFKSFLEDRPLPEIF, encoded by the exons ATGAAGAACTTAGCAACATGGAAAACCATGGCAATTACTGTTGTGTTGCTTCAGCTGAGCTTTTCCTTGGAGATTTTCTGCCTCTCTTATCATGCAGATAGAATTGTTCGGCTTCCCGGGCAGCCCAACATAGGCTTCCAACAGTTCTCAGGATATGTTACAGTGGATGACATGAAACACAAGGCTCTCTTTTACTATTTTGTTGAATCAGAAACTGATCCAGCTTCAAAGCCTCTTGTTCTCTGGCTCAATGGAG GACCAGGTTGTTCTTCTCTTGGAGTGGGTGCATTCTCTGAAAATGGACCTTTTAGACCAAATGGAGAAGTTCTGATTAAAAATGAGTACAGTTGGAACAGAG AAACAAACATGTTGTATTTGGAGACACCAGTTGGAGTGGGGTTCTCTTATGCTAAAGGTGGCTCCTCCTATGACACTGTGAATGATGAGACAACAG CCAGGGACAATCTTGTATTCTTGCAACGCTGGTTCAACAAGTTCCCTCATTACAGACACACAGATTTGTTTCTAGCAGGTGAAAGTTATGCAG GGCATTATGTTCCACAACTTGCAAAGCTCATGattgaaataaacaaaaaggagaagatgttCAATCTGAAAGGAATAGCC TTGGGTAATCCAGTTCTAGAATATGCCACTGATTTTAACTCAAGGGCTGAGTTCTTTTGGTCTCATGGATTGATATCAGATTCAACATACAAATTGTTCACTACAGGTTGTAATTATTCGCGGTATGTCAGTGAATACTATAGAGACTCAATTTCGCCACTTTGTTCAAAGGTTATGAAGCAAGTAAGCAGAGAAACCAGTAAATTTGTGGACAAATATGATGTCACCcttgatgtttgtatttccTCAGTGCTTTCACAATCCAAAGCTATTTGTCCTCAAAGCCAA CAAACAAATGAGAGCATAGATGTATGTGTAGATGACAAAGTTACAAATTACTTAAACCGAAAAGATGTACAAGAGGCACTCCATGCCAAGCTTGTTGGAGTTCAAAAGTGGAATGTTTGCAGCAc TAACAGCATTCTGGACTATGATATGCTCAACTTGGAGGTACCTACACTCCCTATAGTTGGATCACTCATAAAAGCTGGAGTTCGGGTCTTAATTTACAG TGGAGATCAAGATTCAGTAATTCCACTGACTGGAAGCCGCACCTTGGTTCAAAAGCTTGCTAGACAACTAAGGCTGAATACAACAATCCATTATAGAGTATGGTTTGAGGGCCAGCAG GTTGGTGGGTGGACTCAAGTTTATGGCAATATCCTCTCATTTGCAACAGTCAGAGGAGCCTCCCATGAAGCTCCTTTCTCACAGCCTGAAAGATCACTTGTTTTGTTCAAGTCATTCTTGGAAGATAGGCCCCTACCAGAAATTTTCTGA
- the LOC114424419 gene encoding serine carboxypeptidase-like 45 isoform X2: MKNLATWKTMAITVVLLQLSFSLEIFCLSYHADRIVRLPGQPNIGFQQFSGYVTVDDMKHKALFYYFVESETDPASKPLVLWLNGGPGCSSLGVGAFSENGPFRPNGEVLIKNEYSWNRETNMLYLETPVGVGFSYAKGGSSYDTVNDETTVLLISQARDNLVFLQRWFNKFPHYRHTDLFLAGESYAGHYVPQLAKLMIEINKKEKMFNLKGIALGNPVLEYATDFNSRAEFFWSHGLISDSTYKLFTTGCNYSRYVSEYYRDSISPLCSKVMKQVSRETSKFVDKYDVTLDVCISSVLSQSKAICPQSQQTNESIDVCVDDKVTNYLNRKDVQEALHAKLVGVQKWNVCSTILDYDMLNLEVPTLPIVGSLIKAGVRVLIYSGDQDSVIPLTGSRTLVQKLARQLRLNTTIHYRVWFEGQQVGGWTQVYGNILSFATVRGASHEAPFSQPERSLVLFKSFLEDRPLPEIF; encoded by the exons ATGAAGAACTTAGCAACATGGAAAACCATGGCAATTACTGTTGTGTTGCTTCAGCTGAGCTTTTCCTTGGAGATTTTCTGCCTCTCTTATCATGCAGATAGAATTGTTCGGCTTCCCGGGCAGCCCAACATAGGCTTCCAACAGTTCTCAGGATATGTTACAGTGGATGACATGAAACACAAGGCTCTCTTTTACTATTTTGTTGAATCAGAAACTGATCCAGCTTCAAAGCCTCTTGTTCTCTGGCTCAATGGAG GACCAGGTTGTTCTTCTCTTGGAGTGGGTGCATTCTCTGAAAATGGACCTTTTAGACCAAATGGAGAAGTTCTGATTAAAAATGAGTACAGTTGGAACAGAG AAACAAACATGTTGTATTTGGAGACACCAGTTGGAGTGGGGTTCTCTTATGCTAAAGGTGGCTCCTCCTATGACACTGTGAATGATGAGACAACAG TACTTTTGATTTCTCAAGCCAGGGACAATCTTGTATTCTTGCAACGCTGGTTCAACAAGTTCCCTCATTACAGACACACAGATTTGTTTCTAGCAGGTGAAAGTTATGCAG GGCATTATGTTCCACAACTTGCAAAGCTCATGattgaaataaacaaaaaggagaagatgttCAATCTGAAAGGAATAGCC TTGGGTAATCCAGTTCTAGAATATGCCACTGATTTTAACTCAAGGGCTGAGTTCTTTTGGTCTCATGGATTGATATCAGATTCAACATACAAATTGTTCACTACAGGTTGTAATTATTCGCGGTATGTCAGTGAATACTATAGAGACTCAATTTCGCCACTTTGTTCAAAGGTTATGAAGCAAGTAAGCAGAGAAACCAGTAAATTTGTGGACAAATATGATGTCACCcttgatgtttgtatttccTCAGTGCTTTCACAATCCAAAGCTATTTGTCCTCAAAGCCAA CAAACAAATGAGAGCATAGATGTATGTGTAGATGACAAAGTTACAAATTACTTAAACCGAAAAGATGTACAAGAGGCACTCCATGCCAAGCTTGTTGGAGTTCAAAAGTGGAATGTTTGCAGCAc CATTCTGGACTATGATATGCTCAACTTGGAGGTACCTACACTCCCTATAGTTGGATCACTCATAAAAGCTGGAGTTCGGGTCTTAATTTACAG TGGAGATCAAGATTCAGTAATTCCACTGACTGGAAGCCGCACCTTGGTTCAAAAGCTTGCTAGACAACTAAGGCTGAATACAACAATCCATTATAGAGTATGGTTTGAGGGCCAGCAG GTTGGTGGGTGGACTCAAGTTTATGGCAATATCCTCTCATTTGCAACAGTCAGAGGAGCCTCCCATGAAGCTCCTTTCTCACAGCCTGAAAGATCACTTGTTTTGTTCAAGTCATTCTTGGAAGATAGGCCCCTACCAGAAATTTTCTGA
- the LOC114424419 gene encoding serine carboxypeptidase-like 45 isoform X1, protein MKNLATWKTMAITVVLLQLSFSLEIFCLSYHADRIVRLPGQPNIGFQQFSGYVTVDDMKHKALFYYFVESETDPASKPLVLWLNGGPGCSSLGVGAFSENGPFRPNGEVLIKNEYSWNRETNMLYLETPVGVGFSYAKGGSSYDTVNDETTVLLISQARDNLVFLQRWFNKFPHYRHTDLFLAGESYAGHYVPQLAKLMIEINKKEKMFNLKGIALGNPVLEYATDFNSRAEFFWSHGLISDSTYKLFTTGCNYSRYVSEYYRDSISPLCSKVMKQVSRETSKFVDKYDVTLDVCISSVLSQSKAICPQSQQTNESIDVCVDDKVTNYLNRKDVQEALHAKLVGVQKWNVCSTNSILDYDMLNLEVPTLPIVGSLIKAGVRVLIYSGDQDSVIPLTGSRTLVQKLARQLRLNTTIHYRVWFEGQQVGGWTQVYGNILSFATVRGASHEAPFSQPERSLVLFKSFLEDRPLPEIF, encoded by the exons ATGAAGAACTTAGCAACATGGAAAACCATGGCAATTACTGTTGTGTTGCTTCAGCTGAGCTTTTCCTTGGAGATTTTCTGCCTCTCTTATCATGCAGATAGAATTGTTCGGCTTCCCGGGCAGCCCAACATAGGCTTCCAACAGTTCTCAGGATATGTTACAGTGGATGACATGAAACACAAGGCTCTCTTTTACTATTTTGTTGAATCAGAAACTGATCCAGCTTCAAAGCCTCTTGTTCTCTGGCTCAATGGAG GACCAGGTTGTTCTTCTCTTGGAGTGGGTGCATTCTCTGAAAATGGACCTTTTAGACCAAATGGAGAAGTTCTGATTAAAAATGAGTACAGTTGGAACAGAG AAACAAACATGTTGTATTTGGAGACACCAGTTGGAGTGGGGTTCTCTTATGCTAAAGGTGGCTCCTCCTATGACACTGTGAATGATGAGACAACAG TACTTTTGATTTCTCAAGCCAGGGACAATCTTGTATTCTTGCAACGCTGGTTCAACAAGTTCCCTCATTACAGACACACAGATTTGTTTCTAGCAGGTGAAAGTTATGCAG GGCATTATGTTCCACAACTTGCAAAGCTCATGattgaaataaacaaaaaggagaagatgttCAATCTGAAAGGAATAGCC TTGGGTAATCCAGTTCTAGAATATGCCACTGATTTTAACTCAAGGGCTGAGTTCTTTTGGTCTCATGGATTGATATCAGATTCAACATACAAATTGTTCACTACAGGTTGTAATTATTCGCGGTATGTCAGTGAATACTATAGAGACTCAATTTCGCCACTTTGTTCAAAGGTTATGAAGCAAGTAAGCAGAGAAACCAGTAAATTTGTGGACAAATATGATGTCACCcttgatgtttgtatttccTCAGTGCTTTCACAATCCAAAGCTATTTGTCCTCAAAGCCAA CAAACAAATGAGAGCATAGATGTATGTGTAGATGACAAAGTTACAAATTACTTAAACCGAAAAGATGTACAAGAGGCACTCCATGCCAAGCTTGTTGGAGTTCAAAAGTGGAATGTTTGCAGCAc TAACAGCATTCTGGACTATGATATGCTCAACTTGGAGGTACCTACACTCCCTATAGTTGGATCACTCATAAAAGCTGGAGTTCGGGTCTTAATTTACAG TGGAGATCAAGATTCAGTAATTCCACTGACTGGAAGCCGCACCTTGGTTCAAAAGCTTGCTAGACAACTAAGGCTGAATACAACAATCCATTATAGAGTATGGTTTGAGGGCCAGCAG GTTGGTGGGTGGACTCAAGTTTATGGCAATATCCTCTCATTTGCAACAGTCAGAGGAGCCTCCCATGAAGCTCCTTTCTCACAGCCTGAAAGATCACTTGTTTTGTTCAAGTCATTCTTGGAAGATAGGCCCCTACCAGAAATTTTCTGA
- the LOC114424286 gene encoding acyl carrier protein 1, chloroplastic-like gives MASVSATSLSFQPSLKLSTRTSQGCYKTSSLEVVSVGWNRRTFPSLRSSRFCICAVKAQPETVQKVCNIVRKQLALPAESELTPDTKFSALGADSLDTVEIVMGLEEEFGITVEEDGSQNISTVQEAADLIEKLVQDKSGAS, from the exons ATGGCCTCTGTTTCAGCAACTTCTCTCAGCTTCCAACCCTCTCTCAAGTTGTCTACAAGGACTAGCCAG GGGTGTTACAAAACTTCAAGTTTGGAGGTAGTTTCTGTGGGATGGAATAGGAGAACCTTTCCCTCTTTGAGATCCTCCCGTTTCTGCATTTGTGCA GTCAAGGCACAACCGGAGACAGTGCAGAAGGTCTGCAATATTGTGAGGAAACAACTTGCTCTGCCTGCTGAATCTGAGCTTACCCCAGACACCAAATTTTCAGCACTTGGTGCTGATTCCCTTGACACG GTGGAAATAGTAATGGGTTTAGAGGAAGAGTTTGGCATAACTGTTGAGGAGGATGGCTCTCAAAACATCTCAACCGTTCAAGAGGCAGCTGATTTAATAGAGAAACTGGTTCAAGACAAAAGTGGAGCTAGTTAG